From one Lycium ferocissimum isolate CSIRO_LF1 chromosome 7, AGI_CSIRO_Lferr_CH_V1, whole genome shotgun sequence genomic stretch:
- the LOC132063184 gene encoding uncharacterized protein LOC132063184: MAALSSVPLTHVPFSISNLQLPRINRRLPTILASSSSSAMPSHESSSSTQSGSLPSAPKLPLVESSKTPENGFNHALANSKGNPVVRFVQHTESTIERAIFDFRFLALLAVGGSLAGSLLCFLNGCVYIVDAYKVYWTSCVKGIHTGQMVLRLVEAIDVYLAGTVMLIFGMGLYGLFITNVSPDVNPAADRALKQSSLFGMFALKERPKWMKISSLDELKTKVGHVIVMILLVKMFERSKMVTIATGTDLLSYSVCIFLSSASLYILHNLHKE; this comes from the exons ATGGCTGCACTGAGTTCAGTTCCATTGACCCATGTGCCTTTTTCCATATCTAACCTTCAACTTCCAAGAATTAACAGAAGATTGCCTACTATACttgcatcatcatcatcatcagctATGCCTTCTCATGAATCATCATCATCCACACAAAGTGGAAGTCTACCATCCGCACCAAAATTGCCCCTTGTTGAGTCCTCTAAAACCCCTGAAAATGGATTCAACCATGCTTTGGCAAATTCCAAGGGGAATCCAGTTGTTAGATTTGTTCAGCATACTGAGTCAACTATTGAAAGG GCGATATTTGATTTTCGTTTTCTGGCACTCCTTGCTGTTGGAGGTTCATTGGCTGGTTCTCTGCTTTGCTTCCTCAAT GGTTGTGTCTACATTGTTGACGCTTACAAGGTTTATTGGACGAGCTGTGTCAAAGGAATTCATACAGGACAAATGGTTCTACGATTGGTTGAAGCTATAG ATGTTTATCTTGCTGGGACCGTGATGTTAATATTTGGGATGGGGTTGTACGGGTTGTTCATAACTAATGTCTCTCCTGATGTGAATCCAGCCGCCGACCGTGCCCTCAAGCAGTCTTccttgtttgggatgtttgctCTAAAG GAGAGGCCAAAATGGATGAAGATCAGTTCGCTTGATGAACTGAAAACCAAAGTGGGACATGTTATTGTCATGATCCTTCTTGTCAAGATGTTTGAGAGGAGCAAGATGGTCACTATAGCCACTGGTACTGATCTGTTAAGCTACTCCGTCTGTATCTTCTTGTCTTCTGCTTCCTTGTATATTCTTCATAATCTGCACAAAGAATAA